The proteins below come from a single Miscanthus floridulus cultivar M001 chromosome 1, ASM1932011v1, whole genome shotgun sequence genomic window:
- the LOC136505602 gene encoding GEM-like protein 1 has protein sequence MNPPPAATSTGGGGHAAAAPEYASYPRLSPEEVAPPPPPPYHATTAAPSAYGGNPYISSPSGGAATAPKNTMDSVKDVLGKMGKRFGEAARKTETITGNFWQHLKTGPSITDAAMSRISQVTKVIAEGGYDKIFHQTFDVAPGEKLKKPYACYLSTSAGPVMGVLYLSNVKLAFCSDNPLAYQVGDKTEWSYYKVVIPLAQLRSVNSSTSRTNAAEKYIQVVSVDNHEFWFMSFVYYDSAVKNLQVALQEAQNLRA, from the exons ATGAATCCGCCCCCAGCAGCCACGTCCACCGGCGGAGGAGGCCACGCCGCGGCAGCCCCGGAGTACGCGTCGTACCCGAGGCTCTCGCCGGAGGAGGTGGCCCCGCCTCCGCCCCCGCCTTAccacgccaccaccgccgcgccGTCCGCCTACGGAGGCAACCCCTACATCTCCTCCCCCTCCGGCGGCGCCGCCACCGCTCCGAAGA ATACGATGGACTCCGTGAAGGACGTGCTCGGCAAGATGGGGAAGAGGTTCGGCGAGGCGGCCCGCAAGACCGAGACCATCACCGGCAACTTCTGGCAGCACT TGAAAACTGGACCAAGCATTACTGATGCAGCAATGAGCAGGATCTCCCAGGTCACTAAAGTCATTGCAGAAGGTGGATATGATAAAATTTTCCATCAAACTTTTGATGTCGCCCCTGGTGAAAAGCTCAAGAAGCCATATGCATGTTATTTGTCAACCTCGGCTGGTCCTGTTATGGGCGTGCTTTACCTGTCCAATGTAAAACTGGCATTCTGTAGTGATAATCCGCTTGCATACCAGGTTGGAGACAAAACTGAGTGGAGCTACTACAAG GTGGTCATCCCCCTTGCTCAACTGCGATCAGTTAATTCATCAACAAGCAGAACAAACGCAGCAGAGAAATACATTCAGGTGGTTTCTGTTGATAACCATGAGTTTTGGTTTATGAGCTTCGTGTACTATGACAGTGCGGTAAAGAATCTGCAGGTAGCACTTCAGGAGGCTCAGAATTTACGTGCTTAG